One stretch of Synechococcus sp. MU1617 DNA includes these proteins:
- the yidD gene encoding membrane protein insertion efficiency factor YidD has product MHESTTLSGGPMAKLRQAINHALAAVLLAGIGFYRRFISPMIGPRCRFMPTCSAYGLEAIQKHGPWKGGWLTVKRLLRCHPFTPCGCDPVPD; this is encoded by the coding sequence ATGCACGAATCAACCACTCTATCTGGCGGCCCGATGGCCAAGCTGCGACAGGCGATTAATCATGCTCTGGCGGCTGTTCTCCTGGCCGGTATTGGTTTTTATCGGCGCTTCATCTCCCCGATGATCGGGCCCCGCTGTCGCTTCATGCCCACCTGCAGCGCCTACGGCCTGGAGGCCATCCAGAAGCATGGTCCCTGGAAGGGGGGCTGGCTCACCGTGAAAAGGCTGCTGCGCTGCCATCCGTTCACTCCCTGTGGCTGTGACCCGGTGCCCGATTGA
- a CDS encoding glutaredoxin family protein, with the protein MKQLTLYSRAGCCLCEGLESRLRALDLLGLSIELTVIDIDATGTPQELKARYDLEVPVLALDGSELPRVSPRLTGEGLLNWLQRCLSTAL; encoded by the coding sequence ATGAAGCAGCTCACCCTATACAGCCGCGCCGGTTGCTGCCTCTGTGAAGGCTTGGAATCCCGCTTGCGTGCCCTCGATCTCTTGGGGCTGTCGATCGAGCTGACGGTGATTGATATCGACGCGACCGGCACCCCCCAGGAGCTGAAGGCCCGCTACGACCTCGAGGTGCCTGTGCTCGCTCTCGATGGATCTGAGCTCCCCCGGGTCTCCCCACGTCTTACGGGCGAGGGACTGTTGAATTGGTTGCAACGCTGTCTGTCCACGGCGCTCTGA
- a CDS encoding UDP-N-acetylmuramoyl-L-alanyl-D-glutamate--2,6-diaminopimelate ligase, with amino-acid sequence MTQALHALLSDAGIAVPPGLVNPGLEAITTDSRRVGPGTLFLGLPGERVDGGTFWAQALEAGAAAAVIGAQAAATQPPGADDPVVVIQEPVARRIGEIAAAYWDHPCRRMALIGVTGTNGKTTTTHLIEHLAASSGQAVGLFGTLVNRWPGHSITATHTTAFADLLQGQLAEAVSAGCGLAAMEVSSHALAQQRVAGCRFAGAVFTNLTQDHLDYHASMEDYFEAKASLFADPLLLEGDARSVVNSDDPWGARLAERLGAACWRSSLEDPSAELRMSDLQMTAAGVEGRLISPVGEGRFRSPLLGRFNLMNLLQAVGVLLQQQLPLPVLLEAIGRFGGVPGRMERVILNGVDAANLPPVLVDYAHTPDGLSNALSAARPFCTGRLICVFGCGGDRDRGKRPQMAAIASRLADRVVVTSDNPRTEDPQQILDDVVAGIPDGIDLIVEGDRASAIASAIAEAEADDLVLVAGKGHEDYQILGTEKVHFDDREEAERALRLRLF; translated from the coding sequence ATGACGCAGGCGTTGCATGCCCTGTTGAGTGATGCAGGCATCGCAGTGCCGCCTGGGCTGGTTAACCCTGGATTAGAGGCGATCACCACCGATTCCCGCCGCGTCGGCCCTGGAACCCTGTTTCTCGGACTCCCCGGCGAACGGGTGGATGGAGGCACGTTCTGGGCCCAAGCCCTTGAGGCCGGTGCCGCCGCTGCAGTGATTGGAGCTCAAGCTGCTGCCACACAACCGCCAGGTGCTGATGACCCGGTGGTGGTGATCCAGGAACCGGTGGCGCGTCGGATCGGTGAGATCGCAGCGGCCTACTGGGATCACCCCTGCAGGCGTATGGCCCTGATTGGTGTGACCGGCACCAACGGCAAAACCACCACAACCCATTTGATTGAGCATCTGGCTGCTTCGTCCGGCCAAGCCGTGGGCTTGTTCGGCACGTTGGTGAACCGCTGGCCGGGCCACAGCATCACGGCCACCCACACCACGGCCTTTGCCGATCTCCTTCAGGGGCAACTTGCCGAGGCGGTCTCCGCCGGCTGTGGCCTGGCGGCGATGGAGGTGAGTTCCCACGCTCTGGCGCAACAGCGGGTGGCGGGCTGCCGCTTCGCGGGAGCCGTGTTCACCAACCTCACCCAGGACCACCTCGACTACCACGCCTCGATGGAGGACTACTTCGAGGCGAAGGCGTCGCTGTTTGCGGATCCTCTGTTGTTGGAAGGCGATGCGCGATCGGTGGTCAACAGTGATGACCCCTGGGGGGCGCGGTTGGCTGAACGGCTAGGCGCCGCCTGTTGGCGCAGTTCGCTTGAGGATCCATCGGCTGAGTTGCGCATGAGCGATTTGCAGATGACGGCCGCTGGGGTGGAAGGTCGCTTGATCAGCCCTGTTGGCGAGGGCCGTTTTCGTTCGCCCTTGTTGGGTCGCTTCAACTTGATGAACCTGCTGCAGGCGGTTGGGGTGCTGCTTCAGCAGCAGTTGCCTTTGCCGGTGCTGCTGGAGGCCATCGGCCGATTCGGTGGCGTGCCGGGCCGGATGGAGCGGGTGATTTTGAACGGTGTGGATGCAGCGAATTTGCCTCCGGTGCTCGTGGATTACGCCCACACGCCCGATGGCTTGAGTAACGCTCTTTCAGCAGCGCGTCCGTTCTGCACCGGGCGGCTGATCTGCGTGTTCGGTTGCGGTGGTGATCGGGATCGGGGCAAGCGTCCGCAGATGGCGGCGATTGCGTCACGCCTGGCTGACCGCGTGGTGGTCACCTCCGACAACCCCCGCACCGAGGATCCTCAGCAGATCCTGGATGACGTGGTGGCGGGGATTCCGGACGGAATCGATCTCATTGTGGAGGGCGATCGGGCCAGTGCGATCGCCTCAGCTATCGCAGAGGCTGAGGCCGATGATCTGGTGCTGGTGGCCGGTAAGGGGCACGAGGATTACCAGATTCTCGGCACTGAGAAGGTGCACTTTGATGATCGCGAGGAAGCTGAACGCGCCCTGCGTTTGAGGTTGTTTTGA
- a CDS encoding aminotransferase class V-fold PLP-dependent enzyme — translation MRNLCPALQNKTYFNYGGQGPLPSPSLEAITASWARIQELGPFTTDVWPYIASEVNSTRRLLAQCCGVPPHRLALTENVTSGCVLPLWGLPFAEGDRLLIGDCEHPGVVSACVELARRQNLAIDVLPVKHVRGDQAQCDAAVIEVITQTLTPRTRLVVLSHLLWNTGQVMPIAAVADQLNQHPQQPFLLVDAAQSFGQIPIEEAAAAADIYAFTGHKWACGPEGLGGVALSERVVAEAAPTVIGWRSLRDESKANLNSSDLFHHDSRRFEVATSCVPLMAGLRSSLQLLENAGSAQQRWDHIRTLSSKLWQELQGLAGVTPLLEAPPASGLVSFQINGDVLPAEHVKQLGAQGLWIRDLADPSCLRACTHISTTDDDINALVAAISTL, via the coding sequence ATGCGAAACCTCTGCCCTGCCCTGCAGAACAAGACGTACTTCAACTACGGCGGCCAGGGACCGTTGCCCAGTCCATCCCTCGAGGCGATCACCGCGAGCTGGGCGCGCATTCAGGAGTTGGGGCCGTTCACCACAGATGTGTGGCCCTACATCGCCAGCGAGGTGAACAGCACCCGGCGGCTTCTGGCCCAGTGCTGCGGTGTTCCGCCCCATCGGCTTGCCCTCACCGAGAACGTCACCAGCGGCTGCGTTCTGCCGCTGTGGGGACTTCCCTTTGCTGAAGGAGACCGGTTGCTGATCGGCGACTGCGAACACCCCGGAGTGGTGAGCGCCTGCGTTGAACTGGCGCGGCGCCAGAACCTCGCCATCGACGTGCTGCCGGTAAAGCATGTGCGGGGGGATCAAGCCCAGTGCGATGCCGCCGTAATCGAGGTAATCACGCAGACCCTCACCCCCCGCACGCGCCTGGTGGTGCTGAGCCATCTGCTCTGGAACACCGGACAGGTGATGCCGATTGCCGCCGTCGCCGATCAGCTCAACCAACACCCCCAACAGCCCTTTCTGTTGGTGGATGCCGCCCAAAGCTTCGGACAGATCCCCATTGAAGAGGCCGCTGCCGCGGCAGACATCTATGCGTTCACCGGGCACAAGTGGGCCTGTGGGCCTGAAGGGCTGGGGGGTGTGGCGCTGTCCGAGCGTGTCGTTGCCGAGGCCGCTCCAACCGTGATCGGCTGGCGCAGCCTGCGCGATGAAAGCAAAGCCAATCTCAACAGCAGCGATCTGTTTCACCACGACAGCCGCCGCTTTGAAGTGGCCACCAGCTGCGTGCCCTTGATGGCCGGCCTGCGCAGCTCACTGCAACTGCTGGAGAACGCTGGATCAGCCCAACAACGCTGGGACCACATCCGAACCCTCAGCAGCAAGCTCTGGCAGGAACTCCAGGGGCTAGCGGGCGTCACCCCCCTGCTGGAGGCGCCGCCCGCCAGCGGACTGGTGAGCTTTCAGATCAACGGAGATGTGCTCCCTGCAGAGCATGTGAAGCAGTTGGGTGCCCAGGGGCTTTGGATTCGCGATCTGGCAGACCCCAGTTGCTTGAGGGCCTGCACCCACATCAGCACCACAGACGACGACATCAACGCCCTAGTGGCAGCGATCAGCACCCTTTGA
- the rpsD gene encoding 30S ribosomal protein S4, with translation MSRYRGPRLRITRRLGDLPGLTRKAAKRSYPPGQHGQARRKRSEYAIRLEEKQKLRFNYGVSERQLVRYVKKARAQEGSTGTNLLKLLENRLDNVCFRLGFGPTVPGARQLVNHGHVTVNGRVTDIASYQCKPGDVIAIRERKCSKKLAEANLEFPGLANVPSHLELDKSKLSAKVTARCEREWVALEINELLVVEYYSRKV, from the coding sequence ATGTCCCGTTACCGCGGCCCTCGTCTGAGGATCACGCGGCGCTTGGGAGACCTCCCCGGTCTCACCCGGAAGGCCGCCAAACGGTCCTATCCCCCCGGTCAGCACGGCCAAGCCCGTCGCAAGCGCTCTGAATACGCGATCCGTCTCGAAGAGAAGCAAAAGCTTCGCTTCAACTACGGCGTCTCCGAGCGTCAGCTCGTGCGCTACGTGAAGAAAGCGCGCGCCCAGGAAGGTTCCACCGGAACCAACCTGCTCAAGCTGCTCGAGAACCGTCTCGACAATGTTTGTTTCCGCCTCGGCTTCGGTCCCACCGTGCCCGGCGCCCGTCAGCTGGTGAACCACGGTCACGTCACCGTGAACGGTCGTGTGACCGATATCGCCAGCTACCAGTGCAAGCCTGGTGATGTGATCGCCATCCGCGAGCGCAAATGCAGCAAAAAGCTGGCTGAAGCCAATCTCGAGTTCCCTGGTCTGGCCAACGTGCCCAGCCACCTCGAGCTGGACAAGTCCAAGCTGAGCGCCAAGGTCACCGCCCGTTGCGAACGCGAATGGGTTGCCCTGGAAATCAACGAACTGCTGGTGGTGGAGTACTACTCCAGAAAGGTCTGA